The Peromyscus maniculatus bairdii isolate BWxNUB_F1_BW_parent chromosome 3, HU_Pman_BW_mat_3.1, whole genome shotgun sequence genome segment GGCTCGAGTGGGTGGAGGGAAGGCAGGTCCAGGGTCACCCTGATGGGCTCTGCTTTCCCGACAGCGGCCCCCAGGGCCCGCACAGCCTTGCTCCTCCACTCCGCCGACGGAGCGGGTTACGAGCGTCTGGTGGGCGCGCTGGCGTCAGCGTTGAGCAAGCTGCCGCTGCGCGTGGCCGTGGACCTGTGGAGCCGCCGCGAGCTGAGTGCGCACGGGGCCCTGGCCTGGTTCCACGGGCAGCGGCACCGGACCCTGCAGGAGGATGGCGTAGTGGTCCTGCTCTTCTCgcccgcggcggcggcgcagTGCCAGCAGTGGCTCCAACATCAGACGGTGGAATCAGGGCCGCACGACGCCCTCGCCTCCTGGCTCAGCTGCGTGCTGCCCGATTTCTTGCAAGGCCGGGTGGCCGGCCGCTACGTCGGGGTCTACTTCGACGGGCTGCTGCACCCCGACGCCGTGCCGGCCCCGTTCCGTGCTGCGCCGCTCTTCTCCCTGCCCTcgcagctgcctggcttcctggATGTCCTGCAGGGAGGCTGCGCCCCGCGCCCCGGGCGGCTCGCGGACAAGGCGGAGCAAGTGGCCCAGGCCCTGCGGGCCGCCCTGGACAGCTGCACCTCGCATTCGGGAGCCCCGGGCTGCGGCGAAGTATGGGACCCGGGATCCTACCCTGCATTCGAATAAAGACCGACGCAGTTAGCCTAACCGAGTAGCTCTCGTGTGTATGTCGTAGTTAACAGCAAGCAGAGCCTTTAACCCCGCGGCCCTTTAAAGCCGGGACAGGTGCAGCCCGGCGCCGCTTCTGGTTGGTTGGTGTGGGGGTGACGCAATGGCACATGGCCGTTCCTCATTGGCTGTGAGAAGGCCCCGCCCTCCTGACTGCGGCGTTGGAGAAGGTGGTACTTTACCGAGGCAGTGGCGTTTAGGAGACTCGGCCCACAACTcccggggcgggggcggggacttttttttctccttgtagtCTAGCCGGGTCTGGATCCTTCCCGGCCTGTTGCAGGCCTTTTCTCCGTCTTCCAAAGAGGCTCTGAATTTGACCCCTTCTCTTCATATCCGGATCCGGGCTCCTCCCCCAGGACCGCCCATCCGGCTTTCTCTCGAAATATTTGGGATCTGACCCTTTCTAATTCTGGCCCCTAATAACTCACTGAGACCCTAAAACCATGGGCTGACGCCTAGCCTTTTGCCAGCGATCCCGGCCACCTGCCCCTACGGTAACGGAGACATAATTTCTCTTCGGGAATTGTAGATTAGGCTCCATTCCCCTCCCAGCGCCTCAGCCTCCAGTACCCCAATTCGTCCTCGTTTGTAATTACGTAGGTCTGGGGCTTTCAGCCCCAAGGCACCTCCGAACCAaaccctccctctctttcctccttacaGCCTGGCTTCTCCAGTGAACCCTCCCCTTGACCTGTATCTGCACGTCCCCAACCTGGGAAAAGATGGCCCCACAGCCCCTAAGGGGCCTGGTCCCATCTCTGCTCTGTGGCCTGAGCCTGTTTCTGAGTCTCCCGGGACCTGTCTGGctccagccctctcctcctcccctttcttctccccgAGCTGAGCCCCATCCATGTCATACCTGCCGAGCACTGGTGGACAGCTTCAACAAGGTGGGTGCCTCGAGGGATGGGCCCATTAGCAGAGAGCAGGGAGCTCTCAATGCAAATCTGCATGGACTCTAGCCCCAATATGGGTTGCTTGCTTTAACTGTATGGCCTTTGGGTAAGGTGCTTcacagtgcctcagtttcctgatcaATAACATAAAATAGTGGAATGTTAGAATGTtaggccgggtgtggtggcacatgcttctagtcccagcactcgggaggcagaggcaggtggatctatgagttcaaggctagcctggtctacagagtaagtgccaggatagccagggctacacagagaaacctgtctccaaaaacaaaaagaatgttgtCAGGTGCTGTACTTGAGCATTCCCAATTTCTTCCGTATCCAGGGTCTGGAGAGAACCATCCGGGACAACTTTGGTGGTGGAAACACTGCCTGGGAGGAAGAGAAGTTGTCCAAATACAAAGACAGGTAAGGTGGCCGGGAGGTGTAGGTCCCAGCTCTTGGTCTCTGCTGATTGGCTGGAATAGATTCTCTTGGGAAGCATTCATTCTGCAGAACAGCAGTAAACAAGGAAACCAAGCCCCATCTTTGTGAAACTCACATTTTAGTAAAGTAGATAAGCAGTACATATCACCTGTCAGTGGAAGAACAGAAATTCAggttggagggtgggtgggaggtgaTCAGGATGGTCCATTTGAACAGACGCCTCACTGAAGTAGCAGGGCCGACCTTAGTTTCTCTCAAAAGTGGCTGGAGTAGAGTAAGCAAGAGGCTGCAGAAAGGAGTTTAGATTTTGTCCTGAatgtgaggccagaagagggcattggacttCCTGAAACCGaggttacaggcagttctgagccaccatgttgatgctggtaattgaacccaggtcctctgcaagagcagccgatgttcctaactgctgagccatcttttccagCCTCGGGTCTTAAATGAAGCGGTCACTCACACTTAAACCAAGTacaggaagccagggcagcagggagggggtggggagggcagctgGGGCTGGCTGGTGGGTAAGCTTCTGCAGTCTACATATAAAGGCAGCATGAGCTAGCAAGACATCCACTAGTGGATACAGCGAGATCTAGTGCTCCCTAGTTGAAATCTGagcatattttggagatcatcagTTGATGGATTCCTTACGGGGCACGAGAGAAAGTAATATAGACCCCTGGCAGTGTGCAGGTATTTTCTGAGGAAGCAAGACTGCAGGGAGGgcgtgggcaggggtggggtcaGAAGGTGTGGTGAGATGGCCTCTCAACACCCAGGAAGCCTCCATCTCATCCCAGAGTTCAGGAGAGAGGTAGGACTAGAAGCAGGAATTTGAGAGGCCCTCCAGCTTTTCAAAGCGTCACTGAAAGGAGGGGCCGGCAAAGTGTCGGAGTTCGGCCTGCTTGTTGGATCTTACTGTTTCCGTTCTTCTCGAGAGCCTCCCTGCCTGATCTTGGTGCTGTGGTAAAGGGTTAAACCATGGTTCCCactaggaaggaaagggtttgtttttctgtaactCTGGCCATTTCCTCGTTTAGGAAAGCGCTGATACCAAGGGCACTTCTGGCTTTATAATGGCTCtgggttctttttctttaaaagtttttgttttattctattatatattttttcgtgttttaaataattaatttttattttatgtgcactggtgttttgcctgcatgtacatctgtgtgaagtgttggatttcctggaattggagttgcagacagttgtgagccaccatgtgtgtgggtgctgggaattgaacctgtatcctctggaagagcagccagtgctcttaaccatccctccagccctattttccttttctttctttttttccacttttgatacaaggtctcacgATGTAGTcacggctggccttgaactcacagagataggtCTTCCTCTACccagcagtgctgggattaaaggtgtgtgccgccacacctgggttctttttaaacttttatcattttatttatttatttattcattcattcattttgtgtgtgtgtgtgtgtgtgtgtgtgtgtgtgtgtgtgtgtgtgtacgtgtacatacacgtgtacatgtgcacagcttcaggagtcagttctttctgtcCACCCCTTGGCTCCTAGGGattagactcaggtcctctgccatgGTGGCAGTTACAGCAGGTGCCGTTACCTCGTGAGCCATCCTAGCAGCCcccagtttcttctttctttcctcctcctgccttacTAAATTACCCTCTCTAGTATGCCCTGTGTCAGACCCTTTCAATACATGATGTAATacatcatgtttatttatttttaattccgtttgtttgtttgtttgttttttccagacagggtttctccatgtggttttggtgcctttcctacattttactctgtagaccagggtggcctcaaactcacagagatccccctggctctgcctcccgagtgctgggattaaaggcgtgtgccactacagcctggcaattttttttttttttgacaaggtagtataattaatttttatgttatgtatttgtgtgtatacatggttGTGTTTGTTCACATATATATGTGGTGCACAGTATGTTGACTCCAGgtgtccattttatttattttaattattttattttatgtatatgaatgttttacctgcgtGTCTGTagaccacatgcatacagtgcctgtggaagccagaaagtgtcagatctcctggaactggagttacaggtagttgtgagccaccatgtgggtgctgggaattgaacacgggtcctctggaagagcatccagtgcccttaactactgaaCTCTCTCCATCATcccatatttattattattattattattattattattattattaatcattactatttttcgagacaggtttctctctgtagccatgactgttctggaacttgatctatagaccaggctggtctcaaactcagagatccagaaattcctctgcctgagtgctgggactaaaggcatgaaccaccatgtctGGATGTCccacattattttttgaaactAACTTGATTATTCTGCTGGATTGGAGacaggtctgcctgtctctgccccctctctacccaGTGCTGAGTTTACAGACAACCATGCTACACTTggcttttacctgggtgctgggaggctAAACTGAGGTTCTCATGCTTGGTGGGAGACACTTTACCaagtgagtcatctccccaggccccacgtcgtattttacataataaaaattctgtttttgtaatatagtctcatgtagaccaggcagccCTCCAGCTTACtgtatagttgaggatgaccttgaactcctgatctctcctgcctcttcctcccgagtggtgggattacaggggtgagcCACCGCACCTGGTTtgcatattcattttttaaaattgtaaaatacacataaaagaacTTACCAGTCTGGGAATGTAGCCAAGCTGTGAGAGTGCTTGTCTTCCATGCACAGTACCCTGGGTTCCTTCCCTAGCACCTGatagaaccaggcatggtggtgcatgcctgtaattctagcagtggggagatggaagcagaaggTTAAGGTTGGACCtggccacatagcaagttcaagaccggTCTAGGCtatatgacaaaacaaacaaacaaacaaacaaacaaacaaacaaacaaacacaccaatAGGGACACTTAGTACATTCTCACTGCTATATAACTACCACTGTCTACTGCcagaacttttatttatttatttatttattttgttgttgttgtggcaCAGTTTccctatgtagttcaggctggcctctaactcagtgACTCCTACCttagcctccagagtactggtgTATGCTACCAGATTTGGCTTTAAAACATATTCGTCACCCAAAAAGAAATCTTGTACCCATTAAGTAGCTCTTCCTCATCGCCCCTTCCCGCATGCTCCTGGCAGCTGCTAATATGCTCTCATCATGCAGAAACCTGTGTGGATTTTCTGATTCCTTTGAAGTCTTACATCATCATGTGGCCTTTTGTGCCAGGCTCCTTCCACTTAGCGCAATGCTTCTTCCGTAGCTCATCCCTATTGTGCGATCTGGGCAGCACATTACTTCATTCCTTTTAGGGCTGATCCTATCCCACTGAGTGGACACGCTGCATTTTCCTTCATTGGTTGATGGGCAGCTGGGTTGTTGTCTACCTTTTGCCCGCTGTGAGCATTGTGGCTGTGAGCAtctgtgcacaagtgtgtgtgtgtgaacagctGTTCTCCATTCTTCTGGGTGTGTGCCCAGGCCAGGACTGCTGAGTCACGGGGGCTCCACTTAACCGACTGCACCGTCTTGCACCCCCACTTACAGCACAGAAGGGCTTCTGGTTTCTCTGCACCCTTGCCCGTGCTTGGGAGATCGGATATTTGCAGGAGGGGTGGGGGTATTCCCCTTGGTAGTATTCTAACCCCACCCCTGGGAACCCGCCCCTTGGAGTCCCGTGACATCTCCTTTAAAAATACCATAATGTGATTTTAGTCCTATCTCCCCAGCGTGGCTGTCCCAGGCCAGAGTCGGGAACGGAGGACTCGGGATTTACCGGCAGAGGTGTTACTGTTTCTGTTTGACAGACGAAAACAAAAAGGAGTGTGCCCAACACGGGGGTGGGATGTCGAGGCAGGAGAGCTCTAGGCCGTCCCGGGTGACATCATGACAGCCTGACTAAAGTTGTGGGGGGCCAGAGGTGAGGAACGAAAACAAAATCTCACATCTAGCTCCTGACCTGGGCCTGTCTGATTCCCAGAGCCAGTGGCCCTTCTGTTAGTAATGCCCCATGGCCTCTTCCTTGATATTGTCACAGTGTGAGGGAAAGTGGAGGGAGCTGGGGGGCAGGTGGGTGGAGTGGAGCGTGCCCCTGACGCCCCGGTCCTGTCTGCTCAGTGAGACCCGCCTGGTGGAGGTCCTGGAGGACGTGTGCAGTAAGTCAGACTTCGAGTGCCATCGTCTGCTGGAGCTGAGTGAGGAGCTGGTGGAAGCCTGGTGGTTTCACAAGTgagtgacgggggggggggggggggggggggaggggtcccTGTCGGGGGCTGACACAGGCCCTGGTGATACGTTTTTTTTTACTGTCTTCCACACCTAGATCTAAGGACTTGGTGTGGGTATCAGGCCCCCATTCTGGGCCTATTTACCCCTCTGCCAAGTGGGCAAGGGGCCTTGGTCACGTGGTGTCTGGGACACATGCCCACGTTGGGCTGAATTACAGATTCAGTAAGAGGTAGGAGTAGGCGGCCGCTCGGACACTgtctcagctccctctctccccttcaccTCATCTGCCCCTGCCTTAGGCAGCAAGAAGCTCCAGACCTCTTCCAGTGGCTCTGTTCCGACTCCCTGAAGCTGTGCTGCCCCTCTGGCACCTTTGGGCCCTCCTGCTTGCGTGAGTCTTTCCTGGtcctctttgggggtggggggcagactgctgaggccagggagccAGGCCGGGCTGTGTGAGAGCAGGGTTACTCGGGTAACATCTCCAGTCCTGTGCCCTGGCCTGCCTCTCAGGCCTGAAATGAACAAATGGGGTCAGGCTGGGAAGTGAAACACAGGGCTAGCCTGGTGCAATGTGGCTGGTATCAGGTATTAAATAAACGttgccccacccctgcctccttccttctcgTGTCTGGTCAGACCTGGGGAGAGGCGGGCACCTGCCCTGAAGCCCCCATTGTTGGTGCCTgttcctctccagccccaaggcaaGGGCTGAACTTAGTATAGTCCTGTTGTATTATTTATTACTGGTGTTGTTTCTGTTTACGGTGACAGGGTTTTATCTGCGTGcccaggctttgaacttgtaataATCCTGACTGAGCCTTTCTAGGTgctgctggaattgcaggcacaCGCCGCCATGCCAGGCTCCTAGCCCTCTTTAGAACTACTTCTCCAGTAAATGGGTAAAGGGCTAGGTGCTGGAATGACCAATTCAGCCGTTAGGAAAGATTTATCAgatgtggtggtgcgtgcctggAATGCTGGTACTCAAGAGGATGTTCAAAGTCTATTCAGATAAATTATCTGGACTTCCTGAGGAGTCCATCTCCAATACAAAcataaacactgtgtgtgtgtgtgtgtgtgtgtgtgtgtgtgtgtgtgtgtgtgtgaagaatatttgagtttgaggccaccctgccctacatagtgagttctagaccagctagggctacagGAGTGAGaacttctctcaaaaaaaaaaaaaaaaaaaaaaaaaaaaaggtaaataaaaataaaaataaatgaaaagtttaCCAAATTGTTTTGCAATAGGCTATTTCATATAGCTTATGACAGAATATGTggatattaaaattaattttcctttccaagaAATATTTAGGACCATGTAGAAAATTATGTTCTTTCGGATGACAGTGTTGCATCTAAGAGCTCACCCAGTTGATGTCTGCCCACAGCATGTCCTGGGGGCACAGAGAGGCCCTGCGGTGGCTACGGGCAGTGTGAAGGGGAAGGGACTCGAGGGGGCAGCGGGCGCTGTGACTGCCAAGTCGGCTATGGGGGCGAGGCCTGCGGCCAGTGTGGCCTTGGCTACTTTGAGGCGGAGCGTAACAGCAGCCACCTGGTATGTTCGGGTAGGTAGCCAAAAGGTGTGGTGTGGGGCAGGGGCAGCCGGGATACCCGTCTGCCCGTCCTCATGCCGTCTGCTTTTTACCCAGCGTGTTTTGGTCCCTGTGCCCGCTGCACGGGACCGGAGGAATCCCACTGTCTGCAGTGCAAGAAAGGCTGGGCCCTGCACCATCTCAAGTGTGTAGGTAAGTGGGGAACGCAGGTGGGGCCTGGACTTGGTGCCATCCCATTCACATGGAACCCTCAGCCTGGCTGGAAGGGCAGCAAGCCGGGGCTTTACAGCGCAGAATGACCTGCGTGCCGTGGAAGATGCATGTCCAGACCCAGGTTAGCGCAGGCCAGTGACGGATCAGGAAGGCCTTCTTGGAAGAGGTGCTACTTTGGccaagtctttttttcccccctccagtttcttgagacaaggtttctatgtgcagccttggctgtcctggaacttgctct includes the following:
- the Creld1 gene encoding protein disulfide isomerase CRELD1, whose translation is MAPQPLRGLVPSLLCGLSLFLSLPGPVWLQPSPPPLSSPRAEPHPCHTCRALVDSFNKGLERTIRDNFGGGNTAWEEEKLSKYKDSETRLVEVLEDVCSKSDFECHRLLELSEELVEAWWFHKQQEAPDLFQWLCSDSLKLCCPSGTFGPSCLPCPGGTERPCGGYGQCEGEGTRGGSGRCDCQVGYGGEACGQCGLGYFEAERNSSHLVCSACFGPCARCTGPEESHCLQCKKGWALHHLKCVDIDECGTEQATCGADQFCVNTEGSYECRDCAKACLGCMGAGPGRCKKCSRGYQQVGSKCLDVDECETVVCPGENEQCENTEGSYRCVCAEGYRKEEGVCMKEQIPEPAGFFAEMTEDEMVVLQQMFFGVIICALATLAAKGDLVFTAIFIGAVAAMTGYWLSERSDRVLEGFIKGR